In the Pristis pectinata isolate sPriPec2 chromosome 34, sPriPec2.1.pri, whole genome shotgun sequence genome, ACAAAGTGAGTAACATTTCTCCCGACCCAGGGACTGAAGGAGAGCGGGAGGTTAACTATTGGAACTGTGCTCGccctcttccacctccccccGGATTTCATTTTTCATTCCTTTCGGCTGCAACGTGGGACTGTGAATTCAGCTCCCCACTCTCCTTAGCTCCGTTTTCAGCCGATGGTAAAACCTAAAGATCCAGGGAGGGAGGAACCGAGGAATCCGGCGACGCTGGATTCTCCCGTCGAGTCCTCTAAACCTGCCGCGAATTCCCTGCCGTTCCGCGGCTCTGGAATTCCTCGCCAAAAATTGGGATGTTATCTCCTGCTGATGTGTAAAGAATGTGAGAAATAGGGGGCCCGGGGTGGCCTGCTCCATCACTCGCCCATATCCTGGCTGATATTCCAATTCGGTATCATTTCCGCAGCCCCACCCCGCCCTCTCTACACATCCATTGATAACATCCAGAAACCCATCAGCTTCAGACTGCATCCACTGAGTGAGCACCTGTCAGCTCACCCGTGTGGAGGATTCCAAGGAGTCACCGCCCTTTCGCTGAAGATATTTCTCCCCACTTACTCCCTTCTGTCGGGACTGCAGTCCCCGGTTCTGGAGTCCGCAGCCAGCAGAAACATGTCCCCCGTTTCAACTCTGCCGAGCGTTCTGAGAATGGCGTTTATTTCGGTCAGATCATCTCTCGTTTTGCCGAACCCTAGGGTGGagacctactcaatctctcctcctagGACAATGGCGCCATCCCAGTTAACCAGCCTGACCCACTCCTTCGATGCTATTAGGTAAGCAAACCAAAatagtacacagtactccaggtatggtctcaacAATGCGCTGTATAACGGTCGTGGGGTAGTTTTCCTCTTGCGCCCAATTTTGCtttcaataaatgccaacataaaGTTTACTATACTTACTGCTTACTGTAGTGAGGTGTCTTGGgcatccaggtccctttgaacatctacACTggccaatctctcactatttaaaaatttaCTCAGTACATCTATTCCATGTCCTACTTCATCAGTAAGGGCACTAAGTATAGGAGTCGGGacattatgatgcagttgtacaagtcgttggtgaggccgcacttggagtactgtgcacattttggttaccctgttagagCAAAaacgtggttaaactgggaagagtgcaggaaagatttatgaggatgttgcaagGACCAAAGGGcccaagttacagggagaagttggccaggcgaggtctttactccttagtcaacgtttcgggtcaggacccttcttcaggactgaagatcgggaaaggggaagcccgatatatagggagGGAAAGGCATGGGATGAGGAAAAAGAGGGTAGATAAAAGAgaaccaggaaagggaagaagagaagtagcgtggtggggggggggggttgttgtggggaaggggggtggggatcacctaaagtgggagaattcaatgttcatgcccttaggctgcaaggttccaagacagaaaatgaggtgttgttcctccagtttgcgcttggaattctcctggcagtgggggaggtcgaggactgacatatcagtgatagtgtgggagggggagttgaagtgaccggcaacagggagatgcagatcgcggttacggacagagcgaaacggtcacctagtctgcgtttggtctcgccaatgtagaggaggccgcactcggagcagcgaatgcagtaggtgataagaagggaggtgcaggtgaatctctgtctcacccgaaaggactgtttgggtccctggatggaggtggcttagggtcctgaccagaaacgttgaccgcctgcttttctccacggatgctgcctggtctgctgagttcctccagcatcgtcgtgtttttcatccggattccaccatctgcggtcctttatttctccGACGTTGTTCACGTCTTCGAGAGCTGAATTTACCTGAAGCACCTTTGCAGAAAAGTCCCAACTAAAATGAGAGacactgaacaaaacaaaaatggtttAGTTGCAATAAAATGGCGAGCCAATCTCGCTGTCCAGAACTTTGATGGTGAAAAAAAACGGCCATAGTGAGAGATGGAGAACGAGGTTTGATTCAAAAGGAGAGCAAGGCAAAGTGGGGCCCACACAGTGAAGTCAAGAAAAGCTCAACCAAGTCACAGCGGAAGAAAAAGataatcagagagagagagagagctcggTTCTACATTGAGGGCAGCTGTAAATGTATTCTACAAATATATGTTTATAAACTATGAAGTTACAGATTTTTGTTCTAAGGACAATAATTTACACATTTTCTCCTCTTCCAAGCAGCCAATTTACTGGCAATCGTGACTCTGAGCCGGGGAAGGTGCGGTCTCTCCAAGTGTATCTCCCGCTACCTGCTGGCCATGGCAGTCGCCGATCTGATGGTGATAACATTCGACGTCGTCCTCCATGAGATGAAAGAGGTCTACTTCCCGGGTTCACTGTTGGATCACAcccccctctgcagcctcatccTCGCCCTGATACCGCATGCGGTGGATTGTTCCGTCTGGTTGACCGTCGCCTTCACGTTTGATCGGGTCATCGCCATCTGTTACCAAAAGATAAGGGCAAAATACTGCACCGAGAAAACTGCGGCGATGGTTATAATGTTAGTGTGTTTGTTGAGTTTTTTACTGAACATTCCAGTTTACTTCATGATCGAACCTGGCGAAGTAATTGATGATAAACcaatgttctgtgctgtaaaatccGCGTTCTTCACCTTGCCCAGTTGGGTGACTTACTACTGGTTTCGCACCACATTGACCCCATTCGCTCCGTTTGTATTGATTGCGCTGCTCAACGCCCTGACCATCAGACACATCACCCGGGCCACGAGGGTCAGGAGGCAGCTCCTGGGGAGCAGGAAGGGCGGGAGTCAGAGTGACGCCGAGGTGGAGAACCGACGGAAATCCATCGTCCTGCTGCTCGCCATCTCGAGCAGTTTTATCCTGCTGTGGGCGATAGACTTCCTGTATGAAATCTGCGTCCAAGTTACAGACATCCAGTGGTTCCAGACAGATTA is a window encoding:
- the LOC127585845 gene encoding probable G-protein coupled receptor 139, producing the protein MDRPILAQIEEVYYSVLAVFGVPVPGSGVRSQQKHVPRFNSAERSENGVYFAANLLAIVTLSRGRCGLSKCISRYLLAMAVADLMVITFDVVLHEMKEVYFPGSLLDHTPLCSLILALIPHAVDCSVWLTVAFTFDRVIAICYQKIRAKYCTEKTAAMVIMLVCLLSFLLNIPVYFMIEPGEVIDDKPMFCAVKSAFFTLPSWVTYYWFRTTLTPFAPFVLIALLNALTIRHITRATRVRRQLLGSRKGGSQSDAEVENRRKSIVLLLAISSSFILLWAIDFLYEICVQVTDIQWFQTDYTDPFTVMERVGYMFQRLSSCTNTIIYAVAQTKFRAEMLMLIKSPFALLTKLIKRYQQD